From the genome of Spirosomataceae bacterium TFI 002, one region includes:
- a CDS encoding Glycosyl Hydrolase Family 88 yields MIIDEKLKAKDLESSLNDFWKLSGEKIKSIEANFDTYEGAPVFTSNGKYTSRGWTEWTQGFQYGSSILQFEATGDEEFLEIGRKNTIEKMAPHLTHIGVHDHGFNNLSTYGNLLRLINEGTIKATDWEKEYYRLAIKVSGSVQAMRWTNTVDGGFIHSFNGPHSLFVDTIRSVRIVLMSHMMNHEFKGENDKTINLLERAYKHIAATAKYNVFYGEGRDKYDLWGRTAHECIFNTNDGNFRSSSTQQGYSGFSTWTRGLAWAILGFAEELELMQHIPDADFEGFGSKKELIAIMEKGAKATCDFFIDYTATDGIPYWDTGAPGLVNIEGIYDKPSDPNNAFEPIDSSAAAIAAQGLIRLGNYLNDKKYIQAGLVSAKSLFSEPYLSTDKNHEGLTLHSIYHRPNDWDFIPKGSEIPKGESSMWGDYHARELALLITKMNSGDRYYQYFNCLEEIL; encoded by the coding sequence ATGATTATTGACGAAAAATTAAAAGCAAAAGATTTAGAAAGTTCTCTAAACGATTTTTGGAAATTATCTGGAGAGAAGATAAAATCAATAGAAGCCAATTTCGATACTTACGAAGGAGCACCAGTGTTTACAAGCAATGGTAAATATACATCTCGTGGCTGGACAGAGTGGACACAAGGATTTCAATACGGTTCGTCTATTCTACAGTTTGAAGCTACTGGTGACGAGGAGTTTCTAGAAATAGGAAGAAAAAATACCATTGAAAAAATGGCTCCTCATCTTACTCATATTGGTGTTCATGATCATGGTTTCAATAACCTGAGCACTTATGGTAATCTTTTGAGATTGATAAATGAAGGAACAATTAAAGCTACAGACTGGGAAAAAGAATACTACCGTCTAGCAATTAAGGTAAGTGGTTCTGTTCAAGCAATGCGATGGACAAACACTGTAGATGGTGGTTTTATACATTCTTTCAATGGTCCTCATTCTTTGTTTGTGGATACCATTCGTTCAGTAAGGATTGTGTTGATGTCTCACATGATGAACCACGAGTTCAAGGGTGAGAACGACAAAACGATAAATTTACTAGAAAGAGCCTACAAACATATTGCAGCAACTGCAAAATACAATGTCTTTTATGGTGAAGGAAGAGATAAGTATGACTTATGGGGTAGAACAGCTCATGAGTGCATCTTCAACACCAATGATGGAAATTTTAGATCTAGCAGTACACAGCAAGGTTATAGTGGGTTTAGCACATGGACAAGAGGTTTAGCTTGGGCGATTCTCGGCTTTGCGGAGGAGTTAGAGTTGATGCAGCATATTCCTGATGCCGATTTTGAAGGTTTTGGTAGTAAAAAAGAACTTATTGCCATCATGGAAAAAGGAGCCAAGGCCACCTGTGACTTTTTCATAGATTATACTGCCACAGATGGAATTCCTTATTGGGATACAGGAGCTCCAGGATTAGTAAATATTGAAGGAATTTATGATAAGCCTTCAGACCCCAATAATGCATTTGAACCAATTGATAGTTCAGCTGCTGCTATTGCTGCTCAAGGACTTATAAGATTAGGAAATTATCTAAACGATAAAAAGTATATACAAGCGGGATTAGTTTCTGCCAAATCCCTTTTCAGTGAGCCATATTTATCAACTGATAAAAATCATGAGGGCTTAACATTACATTCTATATATCACAGACCAAATGATTGGGATTTTATTCCAAAGGGATCGGAAATTCCAAAAGGAGAGTCAAGTATGTGGGGTGATTATCATGCTCGCGAATTGGCACTTTTGATTACTAAAATGAATAGCGGTGATCGCTACTATCAATATTTTAACTGTTTAGAAGAAATACTATGA
- a CDS encoding Alpha/beta hydrolase family protein has protein sequence MIKWQLPKRIFTSLLLVFILSNCSIVTFGQGNFEKKVFKASDGFDLNYQILFPENYDESKSYPLVLFLHGAGERGSDNEKQLKHGVKLFTTAENRAKFPCIVIAPQCPQESYWSSVEVSRDKYPLVLNFDYTRPSNPPLNAAIELVKEMIASKKAIKKQVYITGLSMGGMGTYEAVYKHPKLFAAAMPICGGGDEDKFTKAMAKVPFWIFHGDADAVVGVENSREAVAILKSLKANVTYTEYPGVNHNSWDNAFAEPEFLNWMFSKRK, from the coding sequence ATGATAAAGTGGCAACTACCTAAAAGGATTTTCACTAGCCTTCTTCTTGTTTTTATACTCTCAAATTGCTCAATAGTCACTTTTGGCCAAGGAAATTTCGAAAAAAAAGTTTTCAAGGCAAGCGATGGTTTTGACCTCAATTATCAAATTCTATTTCCTGAAAATTACGACGAAAGTAAGTCATACCCACTTGTTCTTTTCTTGCACGGTGCTGGAGAAAGAGGAAGTGATAATGAAAAGCAACTGAAGCATGGGGTAAAACTATTTACTACAGCAGAAAACAGAGCAAAATTTCCATGTATAGTAATAGCTCCTCAATGTCCACAAGAGAGCTATTGGTCATCTGTAGAAGTATCAAGAGATAAGTATCCTCTTGTTTTGAATTTTGATTATACAAGGCCCTCTAATCCGCCATTAAATGCCGCAATAGAACTCGTTAAGGAGATGATTGCTAGTAAGAAAGCCATCAAGAAGCAAGTTTACATTACGGGATTATCAATGGGCGGTATGGGTACTTACGAAGCTGTGTACAAGCACCCTAAACTATTTGCAGCTGCTATGCCTATTTGTGGTGGTGGAGATGAGGACAAGTTCACAAAGGCAATGGCAAAAGTCCCATTTTGGATATTTCATGGTGACGCTGATGCTGTTGTTGGCGTAGAAAACTCAAGAGAAGCAGTGGCAATTCTTAAGTCATTAAAAGCAAATGTAACTTATACAGAATACCCAGGAGTAAACCACAATAGCTGGGATAACGCTTTTGCAGAGCCTGAGTTTTTAAATTGGATGTTTTCGAAAAGAAAATAA
- a CDS encoding acyl-CoA thioester hydrolase translates to MSQPKEHCIEILVNQNHLDELNHVNNVVYFEFLQEAAIAHWHAIAPDNIIDSVRWVVKKHEIEYFKPAFLGDLLKVKTWVQEFTAISSLRCYEITRGEDVIAKANTLWIALGKESMKPQRLDKSVSKLFFE, encoded by the coding sequence TTGAGCCAACCTAAAGAACATTGCATTGAGATCTTGGTGAATCAAAACCATTTGGATGAATTAAACCATGTCAATAATGTGGTTTATTTTGAGTTTTTGCAAGAAGCAGCAATAGCTCACTGGCATGCAATTGCACCTGATAATATTATTGATTCGGTGCGATGGGTGGTAAAAAAGCATGAGATTGAATACTTTAAGCCAGCATTTTTGGGTGATTTGTTAAAAGTTAAAACCTGGGTGCAAGAGTTTACGGCAATAAGCTCATTGAGGTGTTATGAGATTACAAGAGGAGAAGATGTTATTGCAAAGGCAAATACACTTTGGATTGCCTTAGGAAAAGAAAGCATGAAGCCTCAAAGATTGGATAAAAGTGTTTCCAAATTATTTTTTGAATGA
- a CDS encoding fused signal recognition particle receptor, with translation MGIFDFFSKDKKEKLDQGLEKSKSSIFEKLAKAVVGKSKVDEDVLDELEEILISSDVGIDTTLKIIKRIEERVARDKYAGVDELDVILREETATLLEENNTTDVHNSFETKNLPKPYVLMVVGVNGVGKTTTIGKLAYNFQKNGKKVVLGAADTFRAAAVDQLKLWGERVGVVVIDHGMNTDPSSVAYDAIKAGVEQDADVIIIDTAGRLHTKVNLMNELGKIKRVMQKILPEAPHEVMLVLDGSTGQNAVIQAREFTRVTDVNSLAITKLDGTAKGGVVIGISDQFKIPVKYIGVGEQMTDLQVFNKMEFVDSLFKK, from the coding sequence ATGGGCATATTTGATTTTTTTAGTAAAGACAAAAAGGAAAAGCTAGACCAGGGTTTGGAAAAATCCAAGTCGAGCATTTTTGAGAAATTAGCCAAAGCTGTCGTTGGTAAGTCAAAAGTAGACGAAGATGTCTTAGATGAATTAGAAGAGATTCTTATCTCTTCTGACGTGGGCATTGATACTACGCTTAAGATTATCAAAAGAATAGAAGAAAGGGTAGCCCGAGACAAATATGCTGGGGTAGATGAGCTTGATGTAATCTTACGTGAAGAAACAGCTACTCTTTTAGAAGAGAACAATACAACTGATGTTCACAATAGTTTTGAAACCAAAAACCTTCCTAAGCCTTATGTCCTCATGGTTGTTGGGGTAAATGGAGTGGGTAAAACTACTACAATAGGTAAACTGGCCTACAATTTTCAAAAAAACGGCAAAAAAGTAGTGCTAGGAGCTGCTGATACTTTTCGTGCAGCAGCTGTGGATCAACTTAAACTTTGGGGAGAGAGAGTAGGTGTTGTTGTGATAGATCATGGCATGAACACAGACCCATCGTCAGTTGCTTACGATGCCATCAAAGCTGGCGTTGAGCAGGATGCCGATGTTATTATCATTGACACCGCAGGAAGGTTACATACCAAAGTTAACCTCATGAATGAGTTGGGCAAAATTAAGCGAGTAATGCAAAAGATTTTGCCAGAAGCTCCTCACGAAGTAATGCTAGTTTTGGATGGTAGTACAGGTCAAAATGCGGTAATTCAAGCGAGAGAATTTACAAGAGTTACCGATGTTAACAGTCTTGCTATTACAAAGTTAGACGGAACCGCAAAGGGTGGCGTCGTGATTGGAATATCAGATCAATTCAAAATCCCTGTTAAATACATTGGAGTAGGGGAGCAAATGACCGATTTACAAGTATTCAACAAAATGGAATTTGTAGATTCTCTCTTCAAAAAGTAA
- a CDS encoding Predicted thiol-disulfide oxidoreductase YuxK, DCC family: MGQTILIDNSERIILFDGVCNLCNGFVQFIIKRDPEEIFKFASLQSEFAKKIIEQHPELKNLDAVIFLDKTQIYIKSDAAIAISQFLPNLKWTKVLKVFPRILRDTVYDFIAKHRYWLLGRKDECMIPTPSLKHRFIS; this comes from the coding sequence ATGGGACAAACTATTTTGATTGACAATTCAGAACGAATAATTCTCTTTGATGGAGTGTGCAATTTGTGTAACGGATTTGTACAATTCATTATAAAAAGAGATCCAGAAGAGATATTTAAGTTTGCAAGTTTACAGTCAGAGTTTGCAAAAAAGATTATAGAACAGCATCCAGAATTGAAAAATCTGGATGCTGTTATTTTTTTGGACAAAACTCAAATTTATATAAAATCGGATGCTGCAATTGCTATCTCGCAATTTCTTCCGAATTTGAAATGGACAAAAGTCTTGAAGGTTTTTCCACGAATATTAAGAGATACTGTTTACGATTTTATAGCCAAACACCGCTACTGGCTTTTAGGGAGAAAAGACGAGTGTATGATTCCAACTCCTTCGCTCAAACATCGATTTATTTCATAA
- a CDS encoding hydroxypyruvate isomerase, whose protein sequence is MKNRRDFLKGSAFALAAMAAPTISQATPTVKGEKFKLPYAPHFGMFKNSAGDDLIDQLRFMHEQGFTAMEDNGMMARSVETQKSIGDFMAKNNMAMGVFVVNFNGWPPETTLASGNKEWKDKFLAKCREAVEVAKRVNATYMTVVPGNFDRSIPMDVQNANVIETLKRATDIFEPHGLTMVLEPLSDNPDLFLRFSDQSYMICKAVDSPACKILFDMYHMQRNEGRLSRNIDLVWDEIGYFQIGDEPGRKEPTTGEINYKYLFKRISDRAKKEGRSFIYGMEHGNFFPGKEGEQKLIEAYRWSDIE, encoded by the coding sequence ATGAAAAACAGAAGAGATTTCTTAAAAGGATCAGCATTTGCTTTAGCTGCGATGGCAGCACCGACAATATCCCAAGCCACGCCAACCGTAAAAGGAGAAAAATTCAAACTACCATATGCTCCGCATTTTGGCATGTTTAAGAATTCTGCTGGCGACGATTTGATCGACCAATTGCGATTCATGCACGAACAAGGATTCACTGCAATGGAAGACAATGGGATGATGGCACGAAGTGTAGAAACACAAAAATCCATTGGTGACTTTATGGCAAAAAACAACATGGCCATGGGAGTTTTTGTAGTCAATTTCAATGGCTGGCCACCAGAAACTACTTTAGCATCTGGAAATAAGGAGTGGAAAGACAAGTTCTTAGCCAAATGTAGAGAAGCAGTGGAAGTCGCAAAAAGAGTGAATGCAACTTACATGACGGTCGTTCCAGGTAATTTTGATAGATCCATTCCAATGGATGTCCAAAATGCCAATGTGATAGAAACACTCAAACGTGCCACTGATATTTTTGAACCTCATGGACTTACCATGGTTTTGGAACCTTTGTCGGATAACCCAGACCTTTTCTTGCGTTTTTCTGATCAGTCTTACATGATATGCAAAGCAGTGGATAGCCCAGCTTGCAAAATCCTTTTCGACATGTATCACATGCAGCGAAATGAAGGTAGGTTATCTCGAAACATCGATCTTGTTTGGGACGAAATTGGTTATTTCCAAATTGGCGATGAACCTGGTCGAAAAGAACCTACTACAGGTGAAATCAACTACAAGTATTTGTTCAAGCGAATAAGTGATAGAGCTAAAAAAGAAGGCCGAAGCTTCATTTATGGTATGGAACATGGGAATTTCTTCCCTGGCAAAGAAGGTGAACAAAAATTGATTGAAGCATACCGCTGGAGCGATATTGAATAA
- a CDS encoding Predicted naringenin-chalcone synthase: MAVISHIGTAVPQYVHLQEDIRLYMQRQLQLDSKAAKLTNIIYKRSGIAQRHSVLSDFSSTEESPFFLPDADIGVSERMKKYAGEALQLSQKAIKNTLSDVELDGVTHLITVSCTGMSAPGLDLQLVKALSLKTSIVRTSVNFMGCYAAIHALKLADAFCRSNEKTKVLIVCTELCTLHFQNTSNVEDILSACLFADGSAACVVTNEDVAGLNISNFHSEIAFEGYDDMAWEISNHGFLMNLSTYVPKLLEKDMKSLLDSNLEKTNYKKEDIKHWAIHPGGKNILEATQKALEISSDDLASSYKTLNDNGNMSSPTVLFVLKDIMDKAKSNEPIFMAAFGPGLTIESALLSKN; this comes from the coding sequence ATGGCAGTTATTTCTCACATCGGCACAGCCGTTCCACAGTATGTTCATTTGCAAGAAGACATACGTCTTTACATGCAGCGTCAATTGCAATTGGACTCCAAAGCTGCCAAGTTGACTAATATCATATACAAGCGTAGTGGCATTGCTCAAAGGCACTCGGTACTGAGTGATTTTTCCAGTACCGAAGAATCTCCCTTTTTTCTGCCAGATGCAGATATTGGCGTTTCAGAAAGGATGAAAAAGTATGCAGGTGAAGCTTTACAACTGTCGCAAAAAGCAATCAAAAATACATTGAGCGATGTAGAATTGGATGGTGTTACTCATTTGATAACTGTCTCATGTACAGGAATGTCGGCTCCGGGTTTGGATTTGCAATTGGTTAAAGCTCTTAGTTTAAAAACCAGCATCGTTCGAACTTCTGTTAATTTTATGGGCTGCTACGCAGCTATTCATGCTCTTAAACTTGCGGATGCATTTTGTAGAAGTAATGAAAAAACTAAAGTACTTATCGTATGTACTGAATTGTGCACCCTACATTTTCAAAATACGAGTAATGTAGAGGATATACTTTCAGCTTGCCTTTTTGCCGATGGATCTGCAGCTTGTGTAGTTACCAATGAGGATGTTGCTGGTTTGAATATTAGTAACTTTCATTCTGAAATAGCTTTTGAAGGTTACGACGACATGGCTTGGGAAATATCAAATCACGGTTTTTTGATGAATCTAAGTACTTACGTTCCAAAGCTTTTGGAAAAAGACATGAAAAGTTTGCTGGATTCTAATCTAGAAAAGACGAACTACAAAAAAGAAGATATCAAGCATTGGGCGATTCACCCAGGCGGAAAAAATATTCTAGAAGCAACACAAAAAGCTCTCGAAATTTCCTCGGATGACTTGGCCTCATCCTATAAAACACTAAATGATAATGGGAACATGTCTTCACCTACAGTGCTCTTTGTCTTAAAAGATATAATGGATAAGGCAAAATCAAATGAGCCAATTTTTATGGCAGCTTTTGGCCCAGGTCTTACCATTGAGTCGGCTTTATTATCAAAGAATTAA
- a CDS encoding large subunit ribosomal protein L33 yields the protein MAKKGNRVQVILECTEHKTSGMAGMSRYITTKNRKNTTARLELKKYNPVLRKMTVHKEIK from the coding sequence ATGGCTAAAAAAGGCAATAGAGTTCAGGTGATATTAGAGTGTACGGAGCATAAGACTTCTGGAATGGCTGGCATGTCAAGATATATCACGACAAAAAATCGTAAAAATACAACAGCAAGACTAGAACTGAAGAAGTACAATCCAGTTTTAAGAAAAATGACTGTTCACAAAGAAATCAAGTAA
- a CDS encoding 2-iminobutanoate/2-iminopropanoate deaminase, whose amino-acid sequence MKKEIIFSPDAPAPIGPYSQAVKVGDMIFVSGQIAFDASQSGDINLETHEVMKNILHILKAAGIGFNNVVKSSIFLKNMDDFGKVNEVYGSYFISEPPARETVQVAKLPKDVNVEISVIAAV is encoded by the coding sequence ATGAAGAAAGAAATAATATTTAGTCCAGACGCCCCAGCTCCAATAGGACCGTATAGCCAAGCAGTAAAAGTTGGTGATATGATTTTCGTTTCAGGCCAAATCGCTTTTGACGCATCACAAAGTGGTGACATCAACCTGGAAACACATGAAGTAATGAAAAACATACTCCATATACTCAAAGCAGCCGGAATTGGTTTTAATAATGTCGTAAAATCCAGTATTTTCCTAAAAAACATGGATGATTTTGGAAAGGTAAATGAAGTCTATGGCTCTTACTTCATATCGGAACCACCAGCAAGAGAAACTGTTCAAGTTGCTAAATTGCCAAAGGATGTAAACGTGGAGATTTCTGTTATTGCTGCAGTTTAA
- a CDS encoding Methyltransferase domain-containing protein, translating into MDFSKRTYDLELLDAEDIPKEDLYQNLRELAFINTYLGGHDVIRAGLRKFDNVGSVLEIGSGGGDNLQALAKKLNAETKLFGVDLKNDCTEFAERQNQRNNVSFITSDYRATDLGFKPDVIFNSLFCHHFRDEDLVSMLKWMYQNSEKGFFIGDLHRHPLAYHSIKFLTGLFSKSYLVKNDAPLSVRRGFTKKDWVSLLSQAGIKNYTISWKWAFRHLIVVKK; encoded by the coding sequence ATGGACTTTAGCAAGCGAACTTACGACTTGGAGCTTTTGGATGCGGAGGATATTCCAAAGGAAGATCTGTATCAAAACTTGCGTGAGTTAGCTTTTATCAATACCTATTTGGGAGGACATGATGTCATTAGAGCTGGCTTGCGAAAGTTTGACAATGTTGGTTCTGTGCTAGAAATTGGCAGTGGAGGAGGTGATAACTTACAGGCTTTGGCAAAAAAACTAAATGCAGAAACCAAGCTTTTTGGAGTTGATCTAAAAAATGATTGCACTGAGTTTGCGGAAAGGCAAAATCAACGTAATAACGTTTCGTTTATCACTTCAGATTATAGAGCAACAGATTTAGGTTTCAAACCGGATGTTATTTTCAATTCACTTTTTTGTCATCATTTCCGAGATGAAGATTTGGTATCAATGCTAAAATGGATGTACCAAAACAGTGAAAAAGGCTTTTTCATAGGCGATCTGCATAGGCATCCTTTGGCCTATCATTCTATAAAGTTTTTAACGGGGCTTTTCTCCAAAAGCTATTTGGTCAAAAATGACGCTCCCCTTTCTGTGCGTAGAGGTTTTACCAAAAAGGATTGGGTTTCCTTGCTATCTCAAGCTGGAATTAAGAATTATACTATCTCATGGAAATGGGCTTTCAGGCACCTAATTGTAGTGAAGAAATGA
- a CDS encoding Dehydrogenase (flavoprotein) — MSSKSNYEIIIVGGGLAGLTASIRLKQQGFSVLLIEKNAYPFHKVCGEYVSNEVLPYLLSLGLDPKNIGAKAIKRLRVTGINGLELHGELDLGAFGVSRYTLDQELFFIAQHLGVAFLQETEVTKITFEQNSHEVETKTGSTYQAKVVLGAYGKRAKLDKQFERTFMEKRSPYVGVKYHIKLEDAQDLISLHNFAEGYCGMSAIEEDKYCLCYLTHRSNFDKYKSVEGVEQNVLRKNPFLDDIFSRATFIYEKPLVINEISFEKKSPIEQNILMIGDTAGLITPLCGNGMAMAIHGGKLAADNASAYLKGSISREDMERKYTKEWKQTFQTRLWAGRNLQKVFGKNTMTNAVLSVLKKQPKVLSKIISLTHGEVVDP, encoded by the coding sequence TTGAGCAGTAAAAGTAATTACGAAATAATAATTGTTGGTGGAGGACTTGCTGGTCTTACAGCTAGTATTCGCTTAAAACAACAAGGTTTCTCGGTTTTATTAATCGAAAAAAACGCCTATCCATTTCACAAGGTTTGTGGCGAGTATGTCTCAAATGAAGTACTACCTTACCTCCTAAGCTTAGGTCTAGATCCCAAAAATATTGGTGCAAAGGCAATCAAAAGGCTGAGAGTAACAGGAATTAATGGTCTTGAGCTGCATGGAGAATTGGATTTAGGAGCATTTGGTGTGAGTAGATATACGTTGGATCAAGAATTATTTTTTATCGCTCAACATCTGGGAGTTGCTTTTTTGCAGGAAACAGAGGTTACAAAAATAACTTTCGAACAAAATAGCCATGAAGTTGAAACAAAAACCGGATCGACCTATCAAGCCAAAGTAGTACTGGGTGCCTACGGAAAAAGAGCAAAGCTCGACAAGCAGTTTGAACGTACTTTTATGGAAAAACGCTCCCCATATGTAGGAGTGAAATATCATATTAAACTCGAGGATGCCCAAGACCTGATCTCGCTTCATAATTTTGCTGAAGGTTATTGTGGCATGTCGGCCATAGAAGAAGACAAATATTGTCTCTGCTATCTTACACATCGCAGCAATTTTGATAAATACAAATCGGTAGAAGGAGTAGAACAAAATGTACTTCGCAAAAACCCATTTCTCGATGATATCTTTTCAAGAGCTACATTTATATACGAAAAGCCATTGGTAATCAACGAAATATCGTTTGAGAAGAAATCCCCTATAGAACAGAACATCTTAATGATAGGAGATACAGCCGGACTTATCACTCCACTTTGTGGAAACGGCATGGCAATGGCAATTCATGGCGGAAAGTTGGCTGCAGACAATGCTTCGGCTTACTTAAAAGGCTCCATTTCAAGAGAAGATATGGAAAGAAAGTATACAAAAGAATGGAAGCAAACTTTTCAAACTCGCCTATGGGCAGGAAGGAATTTGCAAAAAGTATTTGGAAAAAATACGATGACAAATGCTGTACTTAGTGTATTAAAAAAACAACCGAAAGTGCTGAGTAAGATTATAAGTCTTACTCATGGCGAAGTTGTTGATCCTTGA
- a CDS encoding Thiol-disulfide isomerase or thioredoxin gives MRILFFAFLLSIPVKGQDIVSKYLEMGEQVPNLSISLLTADGTSDITLESLRGKVVILEFWATFCGPCIPAMDHLAKIQNKFPSDLVVIAVTDESRQKVVNFLNKRPSSLRMGLDNSGELNRLFYHQFMPHTILIGPDGYIKAITSPDKITEDVIYITKSGADPAIELKSEFKTEENNQNALGTVNYEDNSLFKMVLGPAQKGVQSQLRKVSETEYEFINCTVPMIYNVLLNNRKGDDFPKSCLEVSQETKEMLSIENSFCFKSKVPTHLQSRLESLSLDYLNQIFELNPEIELRKRNSMALLPTEQSSTEENSEMKSFSVTEVGEYLYEYKLIPFPLSVEGVSTRFFGEIPSQANEVSAYLLRNGYQMTSTTLDKKCVILYKVKNTSKNF, from the coding sequence ATGAGAATATTATTTTTTGCTTTTCTATTAAGTATTCCAGTAAAAGGGCAGGATATTGTCTCTAAGTACTTGGAAATGGGAGAGCAAGTTCCAAATCTTTCTATTTCACTATTAACAGCCGACGGTACATCAGATATTACTCTGGAAAGCCTGCGTGGCAAAGTTGTGATTTTAGAATTTTGGGCAACATTTTGTGGGCCTTGTATTCCAGCTATGGATCATTTAGCTAAGATTCAAAATAAATTCCCGAGTGACTTGGTTGTTATTGCCGTGACTGACGAGAGTAGGCAAAAGGTTGTAAACTTTTTGAATAAAAGACCCTCGAGCTTAAGAATGGGACTTGACAATAGTGGAGAGTTAAACAGGTTGTTTTACCATCAATTTATGCCTCACACAATACTTATAGGCCCTGATGGATACATAAAAGCCATTACTTCACCAGATAAAATAACAGAGGATGTTATTTACATTACCAAAAGCGGAGCAGATCCTGCAATTGAGTTAAAGTCGGAATTTAAAACTGAAGAAAATAATCAAAATGCACTTGGTACGGTAAACTATGAGGACAATAGTTTATTCAAAATGGTACTTGGTCCAGCACAAAAAGGTGTACAATCGCAGTTGAGAAAAGTATCCGAAACAGAATACGAGTTTATTAACTGTACGGTACCTATGATTTACAATGTATTGTTGAATAATAGAAAGGGAGATGACTTTCCAAAAAGTTGTTTGGAAGTATCCCAAGAAACAAAGGAAATGCTCAGTATTGAAAATTCATTTTGTTTCAAATCTAAAGTACCGACGCACCTTCAATCGAGGTTAGAATCCTTAAGTTTAGATTATTTGAACCAAATATTTGAGCTAAATCCGGAAATTGAGCTTCGAAAAAGGAATTCAATGGCTTTATTGCCTACAGAGCAAAGTTCTACAGAAGAAAATTCAGAAATGAAATCTTTCTCGGTAACTGAAGTAGGTGAGTATTTATACGAATACAAGTTAATACCCTTTCCACTGTCTGTAGAGGGTGTTTCTACGAGGTTTTTTGGAGAAATCCCTAGCCAAGCAAACGAAGTAAGTGCATATCTTTTACGCAATGGTTATCAAATGACTAGCACAACTTTAGACAAAAAATGCGTTATTTTGTACAAAGTGAAAAATACCTCAAAGAATTTTTGA